One genomic region from Halobacteriovoraceae bacterium encodes:
- a CDS encoding TraR/DksA family transcriptional regulator — protein sequence MLNQEELKQIKSRLELDKKELKNGIKAKIKNLFLDTNELTELADHSREEMNFLDKVAFGFRDANQLRKVCGALKKIEDGSYGECVECGEVIRSSRLLANPTSTKCIYCQEDEERTNKGFALPVYNDLRLSV from the coding sequence ATGCTGAACCAAGAAGAATTGAAGCAAATTAAATCAAGACTAGAGCTTGATAAGAAAGAATTAAAAAATGGAATTAAAGCCAAAATTAAAAATTTATTTTTAGATACAAATGAACTTACTGAACTTGCAGATCATTCAAGAGAGGAAATGAATTTCCTTGATAAAGTAGCCTTTGGCTTCAGGGACGCAAATCAACTTAGAAAGGTTTGTGGCGCTTTGAAAAAGATCGAAGATGGCTCTTATGGTGAGTGTGTTGAATGTGGAGAGGTCATTCGATCTTCGAGGCTCCTGGCCAATCCTACAAGCACTAAATGCATTTACTGTCAGGAGGATGAAGAAAGAACAAATAAGGGATTTGCATTACCTGTATATAACGATCTGAGATTATCAGTTTAA
- a CDS encoding TraU family protein has translation MSVRKSGCTCGSWPFLRPCVRMSYYIPQSFIEVFHEAGETFFKGLPGVMAQLSTVQTKKEPFGIVNSDGTYTYNSHTLSIPFNYLLNMLSCGGARMEKYCFDGMSEHLGSHWKTGKADLMQPKFLAWSVAPKACLIKGAATSVVGKEPVFNGEGACSYPLDWLKVYPPSSHSMCNGWGAFFPRSGTYHGSSQTAGALMIASRMKSISSEVYRNMPSTFDEKWQMISPNSSSCFNEGQNIGLLESPVKRVIEHGRVTRGKLKGYLFATWKRVSCCVDYPYVPAFYAALAAIKAACI, from the coding sequence ATGTCGGTAAGAAAGTCAGGGTGCACTTGTGGAAGCTGGCCTTTCTTAAGGCCATGTGTACGAATGAGTTACTATATTCCCCAGAGCTTTATTGAAGTTTTCCATGAAGCAGGAGAAACATTTTTTAAGGGGCTTCCTGGGGTCATGGCACAGTTATCTACTGTTCAAACTAAAAAAGAGCCATTTGGAATAGTTAATTCTGATGGCACATATACTTACAACTCACATACTCTTAGCATTCCATTTAACTATTTGCTCAATATGCTGTCTTGTGGAGGGGCGAGGATGGAAAAGTATTGTTTTGATGGCATGTCAGAACATCTCGGAAGCCATTGGAAGACTGGAAAGGCAGATTTAATGCAACCAAAGTTTTTAGCTTGGTCAGTAGCTCCTAAGGCTTGCTTAATCAAAGGAGCTGCTACTTCTGTCGTTGGTAAAGAACCTGTGTTTAATGGAGAGGGAGCTTGTTCTTATCCTCTGGATTGGTTGAAAGTTTATCCTCCAAGTTCTCATAGTATGTGTAATGGATGGGGAGCATTCTTTCCAAGAAGCGGAACCTATCATGGATCGAGTCAAACAGCAGGGGCACTTATGATTGCCTCTCGAATGAAAAGTATATCAAGTGAAGTATATAGAAATATGCCATCTACATTTGATGAAAAGTGGCAAATGATTTCTCCAAACTCTTCTTCTTGTTTTAATGAAGGTCAAAATATTGGGCTTCTTGAATCGCCAGTAAAAAGAGTTATTGAACATGGAAGAGTAACAAGAGGAAAGTTAAAGGGATATTTATTTGCAACATGGAAAAGAGTTAGTTGTTGTGTTGACTATCCTTATGTACCTGCTTTCTATGCGGCTCTTGCAGCGATTAAGGCGGCTTGTATATGA